Sequence from the Bacteroidales bacterium genome:
TCCATTCGTTTCATTGAATGCAAAATACGTTTTTGAACAGGTTTCAGTCCGTCGGAAATATGCGGAACTGCACGTTCTAAAATAACATAAGATGCATAATCAAGAAACCATTTTTTATACATTCCGGAAATGTATTTTACTTTATACTCCTGTTCTTCAACAATTTCTTGGTTGCTTGTTAATTCGTCTTCTTGTGTTTTATCTTTTTCGGGCATTTGTTAAAATATAAATTATATTGTTGTTTTATCGTTTTGTTCTTTTTCCGAGTAAATAACAGCTCAATGAATCAATTGCATCAATTGTATCATTATCAATTAGTTGGAATGAGTTATATTCAGCACCGTAAATAATTTTATTTTTAAAAAAGATTTTTGAATTATCTTTTGAATAGTTTTTTCCGAAAGCTGAAAAAGTATTTCTGTCGGCATTTTCAATAACCTTATTTTTATAATAAATATTAAAATTATCTTTTGAATAATATTTTTCATTCAGAATTGTAAAAGATTCGGTAAAGGCATCAAAAACATTCAAAAAATCGGGTTCTCCTATATTTTTTTCTGTATCAATGCAATACACATTCCTTTTGTCTTTATAATATTTTAATGAACTCAGGTGCATATCATCTTCGATGCCGATAAATGTATTTGCGTCAGAATCAGGTATTTTTAAAAGAACTGTATCGTTATTCATATAAATATTTTTTCCGTCAGTTGAAAAATAGCCGTCAATAACTTCAAAGTTTGTAACATCATTTATTCCGAAAACTTCTTTGCCTTTATACCAAATTCGTTCGTTATCTTTTGCATAAAAATTATTTAATATTTTAAAGTGTTCTTTTACTGCGTTTACCAATAAATTTTGTTTATAGAAAACATTATTTTTATCATTAGAATATGAATTATTCAAAACTTTAAAGGTAAAAGGGTCTGCTCCTGATATTTTATATTGTTTGTACCAAATCGACATTTTATCTTTTGCCCAAACATCCGAAAAACATCGTCCGTCATTCGAACTGTCTGAAATAACTTCAAAATTTTCTGCATTTGCAGATTTTAACTCAACAGTATCGATTATTCCGGTTGCTGTTTTATCAAGAAACTTAATAGCCTGATTTTCTTGAATATAACAATGACCTATTTTTTTTATCTTCTCTTTTTCACACGAAAAAATACTTAGTATTATTCCTGTTATTATGAGATATCTTAATTTCATTATAAAGTTGTAATTATTATAATACTTCTTCTTCGTCTCTTAAATTTTCTATTATAAATTGTTGGCGTTCTTGTGTGTTTTTTCCCATATAAAAATCGAGCATTTCAGAAATTGATTCTTCTTTATTAATGATTACAGGGTCTAAGCGTATATCTTCTCCGATAAAATATTTAAACTCGTTGGGTGATATCTCCCCCAGCCCTTTAAATCTTGTTATTTCAGGGTTTTTACCGAGCTTTTTCATTGCTTTTTCTTTTTCTTCTTCCGAATAGCAATAATATGTGTCTTTTTTATTTCTTACTCTGAATAAAGGTGTTTGAAGAATATGTAAATGTCCGTTTTTTATAACATCGGGAAAAAACTTCAGGAAAAAAGTAATTAATAAAAGTCTGATGTGCATTCCGTCAACATCGGCATCAGTTGCAATTACTATATTATTATATCTGAGTCCTTCCATGCCGTCTTCAATATTAAGAGCGGCTTGGATAAGATTGAATTCTTCATTTTCATAAACAATTTTTTTTGATTTACCGTAAGTATTTAAAGGCTTTCCTTTTAAGCTGAAAACAGCTTGCGTGTTTACATTTCTGGATTTGGTAATTGAACCGCTTGCAGAATCTCCTTCCGTAATAAAAATTGTGGATTTTTCTGCATCATCCTTTTTTGTATTATAATGTGTACGGCAATCTCTGAGTTTTTTATTATGAACTTTAACAGTTTTTGCTCTTTTTCGTGCTAATTGTTTAATTCCGGATATTTCTTTACGTTCTTTTTCAGCTTCTTGGATTTTTTTCCAAAGTTCTTCCGAAACTTCGTTGTTTTGATGAAGATAGAGTTCTAATTCTTTCGTAACAAAATCCATTATAAAAGAACGAACCGTAAGACCGTCGGGAGCAATATTTTTTGAACCGAGTTTTGTTTTTGTTTGTGATTCGAAAACAGGTTCTTCAACTTTTATACTTACTGCCGCAACAATTCCGGTTCTTATATCGGAGAAATCAACATTTTTTTTATAATAATCTCTGATTGTTTTAACAATTGCTTCACGAAATGCCAACAAATGTGTTCCGCCTTGTGTTGTATTTTGCCCGTTAACAAAAGTATAATACTCTTCACCGTATTGATTTGCATGAGTTAATGCTATTTCAATGTCTTCTCCTTTTAAATGAATAATCGGGTATCTTCTTTGCTCTTCTTTAATGTTATCGGAAAGTAAGTCGAGCAATCCGTTTTTGGAATAATATGATTTTTCGTTAAAAGTTAAAGTTAAACCTGAATTAAGGTAAACATAATTTTTCATCATTAGATCGATAAAATCCTCTAAATAATGATATTCTTTAAACAGCTCATTATCAGGCCTGAATATTATTTCCGTACCGTTTTTTTTAGTCGTTTTTTTAATTTCTTTATCTTCGATTACATTACCTGCAGAATAATGAATTTCTTTTACTTCTCCTTCTCGAAACGAACGAATAATAAACTTAACGGAAAGAGCATTAACAGCTTTTATCCCGACTCCGTTCAATCCTACCGTCTTTTTAAAAACTTTGGAATCATATTTTGCCCCGGTATTCATTTTAGAAGAAACATCAAGAACTTTTGACAGAGGAATTCCTCTGCCATAATCACGAATTGAAATTTCTCCTTGTTCGGCTTTAATTTCTATCTTTTTTCCGTGTCCCATCATAAATTCATCAACTGAATTATCAAGAACTTCTTTTAAAAGCACATAAATACCGTCATCTTGAGAAGAACCGTCACCTAACTTCCCTATGTACATTCCGGGGCGTTTTCGAATATGTTCTTTCCACTCTAATGTTTTAATTGTATCTTCCGAATAAACTGCTGACATATAATTATTACATTGTTAATTTATTGAATTATTATAAAATATGCATTTATGCAGGAAATGTACCCCGGTAAATTAAATGCACACTTGTTCAGTCTGCGAAATAGATAATATTTTAAAAAAGATACAAATGAAAGTTTTAACAATTTGAAAGAATTGTATTTATTTTAATAGTATTAACAGATTTAATACTTCCGAATAATTATTATAATATACTAATTATCAGATAAAAGACAATACAATTCACAATAATATGTAATTCCTTTATTACGCTTTCTTTATTGTTAATAAATACAAAAACAGCTTAATATGCCCCGCGGAATTTACGCATAAACCATTCGCCGGTAAGCAATGCTGTAAGCAAAAAGAAAATAATTTTAAAATTGATTAAACTTTCTGTTTTCTTCTCACTATATGCAACAGGTACAATATTTTCATTTTTTTGGACAGACTCAAGTAATTTACTTATTTCTTTTGGATAGAAAAGTTTTCCTCCTGTATTTTCAGAAATTTTATATAAAATATTATGATCAGCAATTGTATTCTCAGCTTCAATATTTAAGGGGACTACAGAAAAAATACCTTCTTTCTTGTATCTTTTGCCTTTAATAATTGTTTCGGCTTTCCAAGAATAATCTCCGCTCGGTAATTTGCCTATATCTATTTTATATGATTTGCCTGATTTCTCAAAAATATAATCTTTAATTTGTTTTGCAGAATCCGAAATTTGAATATTTACATCCCCTGCATTAACTAATTCAAAATTTTTGTCATAAACCTCTGCTTTAATTACAATTTCTTGATTTTCAGGAATTATTTTTTCTGCAATAATCTTAAACCTTTCTTTTGTTTCTTTTTGAGTAAGATATTGCACAATCTTGTTAATCAGCTCATTAAAAAGGTAGTGATTTTGATTGCTCTTATAATCGAAGATACGCCAACGCCAAATTCCTTCACCTGTAATTACCGCAGTTTTCTTGCCTCCGGTTGCAGAATTAAATACAATCAGAGGGAAGCCTGTATCAATATTTCTTACTTTTCTGCTGAACAATATTTGTGCATCTCCGCTTGTTTTATAATTACCGAAAGCCGATAACATAGGAGGTGCGTTTAAACTGATTGTTTCAATATCTGGATTAACCTCAAATAAAGTAAAATTTTGGTTTAATTTACCTTTTACTTCATCGGCAGAATTTGCGTATGCTCCTGTTGTCAGTCCGGTATTTAAATTATCAAATTTTTGTAAGGAACTTTGGCTTCCGAGAATATATAAAACCGGAATATTTGATTGCTTAATTTGTGAAATAACTGCTGTACCCGAATTATATTTTGAAGGTAATTGATGTAAAATTATTAAATTATATGCATAAACAGGTTTATTAAATTTATTTGCAAGGAAAAAATCAGTTTCAAAATTTTGATTAAGTTCCAAAGCTTGCCTTATTGCAGAAATATCAGGATGCGGAGAGTTGGCAAGAATTAATATTTTTTGTTTGCTGTCAACAACTTCCGTTATAACTTGTTTACTGTTATTTTTAAAATTTACTTCTTCAAGTTCTTTCAGCTTAATTTTTAATTTATGAAACCCTAATTTATCGGCTTTTATTTCAAAATTATAGTTTTTAAAAAAATCATTATTGTTTATTGTAAATTTTTGTATTTTTATCAGTTTTCCGTTATCGAAGATTTGAATTTCGCTTTGTTTACCTTTTAATTTCTTAGCTTTTACACTTATTTGAAGAGGGTATGTATTTTTCAAAAATGCAATTTTATTATTTTTTACTTTTGTAAGAATTAAATCTTCTTTTATACTCGTATCGCCCAATGCAATAGTATATATCGGAAAATTAATATCGTTTATTTCATAAGCAGGATTTGTACCTTTGTTGTATATTCCGTCGCTTGCAAGTATCACGGCACCTATATTTCTGTGATAGTATTTGTTTTTTATATCTGAAATCAGTTCGGCAATATCTGTTTGTTTTTCCGAAAAGCTGAAACTGTCAGTTTGTTTTATTTTTTCCCCGAAAGTATAAGTTTTAAATATGTAATTATTTTGCTTTTCATTAAAGAAATTTGAAATATTTTTACTGAACATCTTTATATTTCCCTTGTCGGAATTTACTGATTCTGAGTTATCTTGTGCATAAACAATAATTGGTTGCTCAATAATTTTACCCAAAGATTTTAATACGGGAGAAAGCAACAAAAATGATATAATACTTACGGACAAGAATCTTAAAGCAAACATAAAGTTGCGAATAAGTTTAGAGGCTTCGGCAAATTTTTTATCCTTTCTGTATAACAACCAAGCGAATAAAAATCCGGCTGCAAAGCAAAAAATTATAAACCATAAAGGATATTCTGTTATTAATGATGACATATATTTATATAACGAATAAAAAACGACTTTAATACAAAAGTAAAAAAGCCGTTTGAATATTTATCTTTTTTCAATAATATTTTCTATGTATTCATTGCTCCGCAAACATTAATAACTTGTCCGCTTACATAAGACGATAAATCGGAAGCAAGGAAGATACATGCGTTTGCAACATCCTCAGGAGTTCCGCCGCGTTTTAAAGGAATGGTTTTAATCCATTCTTCACGTGCTTTTTCAGGAATTTGAGCCGTCATTTCAGTAACAATAAATCCGGGAGCAATTGCATTACTTCTTATATTACGTGCACCAAGTTCTTTAGCGATTGATTTTGTAAAACCGATGATTCCTGCTTTTGATGCCGAATAATTTGACTGACCTGCATTTCCGCTTACACCTACAACCGAACTCATATTAACGATTGAACCTGAACGTTGTTTCAACATGGTTTTTTGAACTGCTTTAGTCATGTTAAAAACAGATTTTAAGTTCACGTTTAAAACTAAATCCCATTGTTCTTCGGTCATTCTCATTAATAATGTATCACGA
This genomic interval carries:
- the fabG gene encoding 3-oxoacyl-[acyl-carrier-protein] reductase: MKLLDGKVAVITGAARGIGKSIAIEFAKHGADVAFTDLKLDENTEAVEKELTEYGVKAKAYASNAADFDDAQRTVDEIVAEFGRVDALINNAGITRDTLLMRMTEEQWDLVLNVNLKSVFNMTKAVQKTMLKQRSGSIVNMSSVVGVSGNAGQSNYSASKAGIIGFTKSIAKELGARNIRSNAIAPGFIVTEMTAQIPEKAREEWIKTIPLKRGGTPEDVANACIFLASDLSSYVSGQVINVCGAMNT
- a CDS encoding DKNYY domain-containing protein encodes the protein MKLRYLIITGIILSIFSCEKEKIKKIGHCYIQENQAIKFLDKTATGIIDTVELKSANAENFEVISDSSNDGRCFSDVWAKDKMSIWYKQYKISGADPFTFKVLNNSYSNDKNNVFYKQNLLVNAVKEHFKILNNFYAKDNERIWYKGKEVFGINDVTNFEVIDGYFSTDGKNIYMNNDTVLLKIPDSDANTFIGIEDDMHLSSLKYYKDKRNVYCIDTEKNIGEPDFLNVFDAFTESFTILNEKYYSKDNFNIYYKNKVIENADRNTFSAFGKNYSKDNSKIFFKNKIIYGAEYNSFQLIDNDTIDAIDSLSCYLLGKRTKR
- a CDS encoding type IIA DNA topoisomerase subunit B; this encodes MSAVYSEDTIKTLEWKEHIRKRPGMYIGKLGDGSSQDDGIYVLLKEVLDNSVDEFMMGHGKKIEIKAEQGEISIRDYGRGIPLSKVLDVSSKMNTGAKYDSKVFKKTVGLNGVGIKAVNALSVKFIIRSFREGEVKEIHYSAGNVIEDKEIKKTTKKNGTEIIFRPDNELFKEYHYLEDFIDLMMKNYVYLNSGLTLTFNEKSYYSKNGLLDLLSDNIKEEQRRYPIIHLKGEDIEIALTHANQYGEEYYTFVNGQNTTQGGTHLLAFREAIVKTIRDYYKKNVDFSDIRTGIVAAVSIKVEEPVFESQTKTKLGSKNIAPDGLTVRSFIMDFVTKELELYLHQNNEVSEELWKKIQEAEKERKEISGIKQLARKRAKTVKVHNKKLRDCRTHYNTKKDDAEKSTIFITEGDSASGSITKSRNVNTQAVFSLKGKPLNTYGKSKKIVYENEEFNLIQAALNIEDGMEGLRYNNIVIATDADVDGMHIRLLLITFFLKFFPDVIKNGHLHILQTPLFRVRNKKDTYYCYSEEEKEKAMKKLGKNPEITRFKGLGEISPNEFKYFIGEDIRLDPVIINKEESISEMLDFYMGKNTQERQQFIIENLRDEEEVL